The following coding sequences lie in one Apium graveolens cultivar Ventura chromosome 3, ASM990537v1, whole genome shotgun sequence genomic window:
- the LOC141713687 gene encoding stomatal closure-related actin-binding protein 3-like isoform X1, with the protein MMYEVTLWKNVKSGPMTKVSPDFGYEVQMPVSADVSFASNQFPAYKLGPDNQVLEEVKVDTEGPSLKEVVLQETSLLSEQHKRLSVRDLASKFDKNLTAASKLSNETKIRDVVSLDGHVLLKKLRDALEYLKGQMAGQDKEDMEKAISMVEALAVKLTQKEGELIQEKYEVKKLASYLKQASEDAKKLVNQERSFACAEIESARAVVQRIGEALDEQERISQTSGKQELKELMEEVQQARRIRLLHQPSKVMDMEHELRALRLQIQEKYTFSLKLQKQLAMSKWAESNKLSMYELTGSETLGSIIRVQPRSGVALELSKCSIQWYRLSSESNRRELISGANKSSYAPEPFDVGRILQVDIASNGQKSAVTTAGPVDPAAGLGTYVETLSRKSNTEFSVVISQMNGRNYSSHSVHLFHVGKMRVKLCRGWITKARDSYSTSMQLCGFRGGGNSAAKSLFWQARKGQSFVLVFDSERDRNAAIVLARRYALDCNVVLAGPDDIASLYI; encoded by the exons ATGATGTATGAAGTTACTTTATGGAAG AACGTTAAATCTGGACCAATGACAAAGGTGAGTCCAGATTTTGGATACGAGGTGCAAATGCCTGTCTCTGCCGATGTGAGCTTTGCTTCAAATCAGTTTCCTGCATACAAGCTAGGTCCAGATAATCAAGTCTTGGAGGAAGTGAAAGTTGATACAGAAGGCCCATCTTTAAAAGAGGTGGTCTTGCAGGAAACTTCTCTGTTGTCAGAACAGCATAAACGTCTTTCTGTTCGAGACCTTGCCAGCAAATTTGATAAGAATTTGACTGCTGCTTCCAAATTGTCCAACGAG ACAAAAATCAGAGATGTTGTGTCTTTGGATGGACATGTTCTTCTAAAGAAACTTAGGGATGCACTAGAATACCTGAAAGGGCAGATGGCAGGTCAAGACAAGGAAGATATGGAAAAAGCCATTTCCATG GTGGAAGCATTAGCAGTAAAGCTGACTCAAAAAGAGGGAGAGCTGATTCAAGAGAAGTATGAAGTCAAAAAGTTAGCTAGCTATCTCAAACAG GCTTCAGAGGACGCCAAAAAGTTAGTCAACCAAGAAAGATCTTTTGCTTGTGCTGAAATTGAAAGTGCTAGAGCAGTAGTTCAGAGAATTGGAGAGGCCCTAGATGAACAGGAAAGAATCTCACAAACGTCAGGGAAACAG GAACTGAAGGAACTAATGGAGGAGGTTCAGCAGGCTAGAAGAATTAGATTACTTCATCAACCTAGTAAG GTGATGGACATGGAACATGAGCTTCGAGCACTTAGACTTCAAATTCAAGAGAAGTATACATTTTCTCTTAAGCTTCAGAAACAG CTGGCAATGAGCAAGTGGGCTGAGTCGAACAAGCTGAGTATGTATGAGTTAACTGGCTCTGAAACATTAGGATCCATTATACGAGTCCAACCTCGCTCGGGGGTAGCTTTGGAGCTCTCAAAATGCTCAATTCAGTGGTATCGTTTGTCATCGGAAAGTAACAGAAGGGAACTTATTTCAG GTGCCAATAAATCAAGTTATGCTCCAGAGCCTTTCGATGTTGGACGAATATTGCAGGTTGATATTGCCTCAAATGGCCAGAAATCTGCAGTTACGACTGCTGGTCCAGTAGATCCAG CTGCTGGACTGGGGACCTATGTAGAGACGCTTTCACGGAAATCCAATACGGAATTCAGC GTTGTCATTTCCCAAATGAATGGTAGGAATTACTCGTCACATTCCGTTCATTTGTTTCACGTGGGGAAGATGAGAGTAAAACTTTGTAGAGGATGGATTACAAAAGCTAGAGACTCATATTCCACATCTATGCAG CTGTGTGGATTTAGAGGCGGGGGAAATTCTGCAGCCAAGTCTTTGTTTTGGCAAGCAAGGAAAGGTCAATCCTTTGTTCTGGTGTTTGATTCAGAGCGAGATAGAAATGCAGCCATTGTCCTTGCCAGAAGATACGCTCTCGACTGTAAC GTTGTACTTGCCGGACCGGACGATATAGCATCCCTGTACATCTAA
- the LOC141713687 gene encoding stomatal closure-related actin-binding protein 3-like isoform X2, with protein MTKVSPDFGYEVQMPVSADVSFASNQFPAYKLGPDNQVLEEVKVDTEGPSLKEVVLQETSLLSEQHKRLSVRDLASKFDKNLTAASKLSNETKIRDVVSLDGHVLLKKLRDALEYLKGQMAGQDKEDMEKAISMVEALAVKLTQKEGELIQEKYEVKKLASYLKQASEDAKKLVNQERSFACAEIESARAVVQRIGEALDEQERISQTSGKQELKELMEEVQQARRIRLLHQPSKVMDMEHELRALRLQIQEKYTFSLKLQKQLAMSKWAESNKLSMYELTGSETLGSIIRVQPRSGVALELSKCSIQWYRLSSESNRRELISGANKSSYAPEPFDVGRILQVDIASNGQKSAVTTAGPVDPAAGLGTYVETLSRKSNTEFSVVISQMNGRNYSSHSVHLFHVGKMRVKLCRGWITKARDSYSTSMQLCGFRGGGNSAAKSLFWQARKGQSFVLVFDSERDRNAAIVLARRYALDCNVVLAGPDDIASLYI; from the exons ATGACAAAGGTGAGTCCAGATTTTGGATACGAGGTGCAAATGCCTGTCTCTGCCGATGTGAGCTTTGCTTCAAATCAGTTTCCTGCATACAAGCTAGGTCCAGATAATCAAGTCTTGGAGGAAGTGAAAGTTGATACAGAAGGCCCATCTTTAAAAGAGGTGGTCTTGCAGGAAACTTCTCTGTTGTCAGAACAGCATAAACGTCTTTCTGTTCGAGACCTTGCCAGCAAATTTGATAAGAATTTGACTGCTGCTTCCAAATTGTCCAACGAG ACAAAAATCAGAGATGTTGTGTCTTTGGATGGACATGTTCTTCTAAAGAAACTTAGGGATGCACTAGAATACCTGAAAGGGCAGATGGCAGGTCAAGACAAGGAAGATATGGAAAAAGCCATTTCCATG GTGGAAGCATTAGCAGTAAAGCTGACTCAAAAAGAGGGAGAGCTGATTCAAGAGAAGTATGAAGTCAAAAAGTTAGCTAGCTATCTCAAACAG GCTTCAGAGGACGCCAAAAAGTTAGTCAACCAAGAAAGATCTTTTGCTTGTGCTGAAATTGAAAGTGCTAGAGCAGTAGTTCAGAGAATTGGAGAGGCCCTAGATGAACAGGAAAGAATCTCACAAACGTCAGGGAAACAG GAACTGAAGGAACTAATGGAGGAGGTTCAGCAGGCTAGAAGAATTAGATTACTTCATCAACCTAGTAAG GTGATGGACATGGAACATGAGCTTCGAGCACTTAGACTTCAAATTCAAGAGAAGTATACATTTTCTCTTAAGCTTCAGAAACAG CTGGCAATGAGCAAGTGGGCTGAGTCGAACAAGCTGAGTATGTATGAGTTAACTGGCTCTGAAACATTAGGATCCATTATACGAGTCCAACCTCGCTCGGGGGTAGCTTTGGAGCTCTCAAAATGCTCAATTCAGTGGTATCGTTTGTCATCGGAAAGTAACAGAAGGGAACTTATTTCAG GTGCCAATAAATCAAGTTATGCTCCAGAGCCTTTCGATGTTGGACGAATATTGCAGGTTGATATTGCCTCAAATGGCCAGAAATCTGCAGTTACGACTGCTGGTCCAGTAGATCCAG CTGCTGGACTGGGGACCTATGTAGAGACGCTTTCACGGAAATCCAATACGGAATTCAGC GTTGTCATTTCCCAAATGAATGGTAGGAATTACTCGTCACATTCCGTTCATTTGTTTCACGTGGGGAAGATGAGAGTAAAACTTTGTAGAGGATGGATTACAAAAGCTAGAGACTCATATTCCACATCTATGCAG CTGTGTGGATTTAGAGGCGGGGGAAATTCTGCAGCCAAGTCTTTGTTTTGGCAAGCAAGGAAAGGTCAATCCTTTGTTCTGGTGTTTGATTCAGAGCGAGATAGAAATGCAGCCATTGTCCTTGCCAGAAGATACGCTCTCGACTGTAAC GTTGTACTTGCCGGACCGGACGATATAGCATCCCTGTACATCTAA
- the LOC141713688 gene encoding violaxanthin de-epoxidase, chloroplastic-like produces the protein MAFCLHSAFLSSEYNNMCSITQFTSNGRFPGRRMDPYNGGLVMVKLWSNCKRATTNAQILRNSRLYCGLDSRFLDILSNGRSKIYSLCNIEAVMKKSKDRFNLETTIKLIAQRQWSQFAAVALVLACTFVIIPNADAVDALKTCTCLLKECRVELAKCIANPSCAANVACLQTCNNRPDETECQIKCGDLFENSVVDQFNECAVSRKKCVPRKSDVGEFPVPAADVLVKSFNINDFTGKWFITSGLNPTFDAFDCQLHEFYTEGNKLVGNLSWRIGTPDGGFFNRSAVQKFVQDPSQPGILYNHDNEYLHYEDDWYVLSSKLEGTPEDYLFVYYRGKNDAWDGYGGAFVYTRSAVLPESIVPELEKASKNVGRDFNTFIRTNNTCGPEPPLIDRLEKTAEAGERTIIREVEEIEEEVEKVKDTEVNLFRRLAEGFKVFLEDEENVLSGLSKEEEEILSGLQMEAAEVEKLFENALPIRKLR, from the exons ATGGCCTTTTGTCTGCACTCAGCTTTTTTATCTAGTGAATACAATAACATGTGTTCGATTACCCAGTTTACGAGTAATGGAAGGTTTCCTGGTCGACGGATGGATCCTTATAATGGCGGTCTAGTTATGGTGAAGTTATGGTCTAATTGCAAAAGAGCAACAACAAATGCCCAAATTTTAAGAAATTCGAGGTTATATTGTGGGTTGGATTCTAGGTTTCTTGATATATTGTCAAATGGAAGGTCGAAGATTTATTCGTTGTGTAACATTGAAGCGGTTATGAAGAAG AGTAAAGACAGATTCAACCTGGAAACAACGATTAAATTGATTGCTCAGAGACAATGGAGCCAATTTGCAGCAGTAGCTCTTGTCCTGGCATGTACATTTGTGATTATACCAAATGCAGATGCTGTTGATGCTCTCAAAACTTGTACTTGCTTACTTAAGGAATGCAG GGTGGAGCTTGCAAAATGTATTGCAAACCCATCATGTGCAGCCAATGTTGCTTGTCTCCAAACATGCAACAACAGACCTGATGAGACCGAATGCCAG ATAAAGTGTGGGGATCTGTTTGAAAACAGTGTTGTAGATCAGTTCAATGAGTGTGCTGTATCAAGAAAAAAGTGTGTACCGCGTAAATCTGATGTAGGTGAATTTCCTGTCCCAGCGGCTGATGTGCTTGTTAAAAGCTTCAACATCAATGATTTCACTGGGAAGTGGTTCATTACTAGTGGTCTAAATCCAACATTTGATGCTTTTGATTGTCAATTGCATGAGTTCTATACAGAAGGTAACAAACTTGTAGGGAACTTGTCATGGCGCATAGGAACTCCAGATGGTGGATTCTTTAACCGATCAGCTGTacagaaatttgtgcaagatccATCCCAACCTGGAATCCTCTACAATCATGACAACGAGTATCTACACTACGAAGATGACTG GTATGTCTTGTCTTCAAAGCTAGAGGGCACACCAGAAGACTATCTATTTGTATATTATAGAGGGAAAAATGATGCATGGGATGGTTATGGTGGTGCATTTGTGTACACAAGAAGTGCAGTTCTGCCTGAAAGTATTGTTCCAGAACTAGAAAAGGCTTCTAAAAATGTAGGCCGCGACTTCAACACCTTTATCAGAACTAACAATACATGCGGGCCTGAACCTCCCCTTATCGATAGATTGGAGAAGACTGCAGAAGCAGGAGAAAGAACGATAATAAGAGAGGTTGAGGAGATAGAAGAGGAGGTGGAGAAAGTGAAGGACACTGAGGTGAATCTGTTTCGCAGGTTGGCTGAAGGGTTCAAAGTGTTCCTGGAAGATGAAGAAAATGTCCTCAGTGGACTAAGTAAAGAAGAGGAGGAGATTCTGAGTGGCCTGCAAATGGAAGCAGCTGAGGTAGAAAAACTCTTTGAAAATGCACTACCTATCAGGAAGTTGAGATGA